One Octopus sinensis linkage group LG21, ASM634580v1, whole genome shotgun sequence DNA segment encodes these proteins:
- the LOC115222807 gene encoding SCAN domain-containing protein 3-like, whose translation MKELYPAINQPHLSNLRQNHCPLKPVISAFDILIELKKFHSIPEKAQSASYKIDQLLAKKKKACSDAKNIILPALEIAVGTMVSDEVIKQIKTIPLSAHTISRKIQDISCDIDDQFREHFIEAKRKLENSRALQIDASTDTSSKAQLISFLRIIRGGKIICQFFFCCELKERTTVDVFNSVRQNVVLRGSSGKLVLPLILMVLHPYRVKKKKGFVADILQKHSQVENIRCMILREVLVSKSRLDCLLKTMDNVFKVVNYIKSHSLRCRLFASLCETMDSDFKCLLLHTEAVLESGLWRNSEDFQTYFFYTDYGPDGVPP comes from the exons atGAAAGAATTATATCCTGCAATCAACCAGCCACATTTGTCCAATCTCAGACAAAATCATTGTCCTCTAAAACCAGTGATATCGGCATTTGACATTCTTATAGA GCTGAAGAAATTTCACTCAATTCCCGAGAAAGCTCAAAGCGCTAGTTACAAGATAGACCAGCTTTtggcaaagaagaaaaaagcgtGTTCTGATGCcaaaaacattattttaccaGCCTTAGAGATCGCCGTTGGCACAATGGTTAGTGATGAAGTCATTAAACAGATTAAGACCATTCCTTTGTCTGCCCACACGATTTCTCGTAAAATTCAAGACATTTCGTGTGACATTGACGATCAGTTCCGCGAACATTTCATTGAAGCAAAAAGGAAACTCGAAAACTCGCGGGCCTTACAAATCGATGCAAGTACAGACACCAGCAGCAAAGCTCAACTAATTTCATTTCTGCGAATCATCAGAGGTGGTAAAATCATATgtcagtttttcttttgttgtgaaTTGAAGGAAAGAACAACAGTAGATGTCTTTAACTCGGTACGCCAAAATGTCGTACTGAGAGGGAGCAGTGGCAAACTTGTATTACCGTTGATACTGATGGTGCTCCATCCAtacagggtaaaaaaaaaaaaaggcttcgtGGCTGATATATTACAAAAACATTCACAAGTTGAAAATATACGTTGCATGATTCTCCGCGAAGTTTTGGTGTCAAAATCTCGGCTTGATTGTCTCCTGAAGACGATGGACAATGTTTTTAAAGTGGTGAATTACATAAAATCCCATTCCCTGCGGTGCAGACTTTTTGCATCATTATGTGAAACTATGGATTCTGATTTTAAGTGTTTACTGCTTCATACCGAAGCAGTGTTGGAGAGTGGACTCTGGAGAAATTCAGAAGATtttcaaacatatttttttt ATACTGACTATGGCCCCgatggggtaccaccttga